The Nicotiana tabacum cultivar K326 chromosome 14, ASM71507v2, whole genome shotgun sequence genome contains a region encoding:
- the LOC142169059 gene encoding uncharacterized protein LOC142169059, which produces MPEQVQNQIRGKKWPPAPFLQRLAKYQKDEQYKKFLEMLKQIQTCGVVVTRHIAEKLSDPGNFTIPCTIGNYAFAKALCDLGASINMMPLDIYKRLGIGRARPTSMLLQLADRIVKRPSGILDDVLVQVGKFVFPTDFVVLDCRVDKEIPIILGRTFLATGRALIDCETGELKMRLNDEDITFNVQKSMR; this is translated from the exons ATGCCAGAGCAGGTTCAAAATCAAATCAGAGGAAAGAAGTGGCCTCCAGCACCCTTCCTCCAGAGATTAGCCAAATATCAAAAAGATGAGCAATATAAAAAATTCTTGGAGATGTTAAAGCAAATTCAG ACATGTGGTGTTGTTGTGACAAGACACATAGCTGAGAAGTTATCTGATCCAGGGAAtttcacaatcccatgcacaATAGGCAACTATGCGTTTGCTaaggcactttgtgatttgggggcaagcataaaCATGATGCCCTTGGATATctacaaaaggttaggcattggaagagctagacccacgtcTATGTTATTACAGCTGGCCGATCGGATAGTGAAGAGGCCATCTGGTATCCTTGATGATGTATTAGTACAAGTGGGGAAGTTTGTTTTCCCAACAGATTTTGTCGTTCTAGACTGCCGAGTTGATaaggagattcccataattttagGAAGGACATTCTTAGCCACTGGGAGAGCcctaattgattgtgaaactggggagctaAAAATGAGACTGAACGATGAAGATATAACGTttaatgtgcagaaatctatgcggTGA